From Macaca mulatta isolate MMU2019108-1 chromosome 1, T2T-MMU8v2.0, whole genome shotgun sequence, the proteins below share one genomic window:
- the ARHGEF11 gene encoding rho guanine nucleotide exchange factor 11 isoform X29, whose amino-acid sequence MPLRQQVSFNAVSLSKRTSMASASQSVGIALFWCSLCGLVNGTMVTNSSHLEVVKLIKSGAYVALTLLGSSPSSVGISGLQQDPFPAGAPRITPVIPQPPPPPPLPPPQRITGPKPLQDPEVQKHATQILRNMLRQEEKELQRICEVYSRNPASLLEEQIEGARRRVTQLQLKIQQETGGSVDILPLYGDTSQRPSEGRLSLDSQEGDSGLDSGTERFPSLSESLMNRNSILSDPGLDSPRTSPVIMARVAQHHRRQGSDAAVPSTGDQGVDQSPKPLIIGPEEDYDPGYFNNESDIIFQDLEKLKSRPAHLGVFLRYIFSQADPSPLLFYLCAEVYQQTSPKDSRNLGKDIWNIFLEKNAPLRVKIPEMLQAEIDSRLRNSEDARGVLCEAQEAAMPEIQEQIHDYRTKRTLGLGSLYGENDLLDLDGDPLRERQVAEKQLAALGDILSKYEEDRSAPMDFALNTYMSHAGIRLREARPSNTAEKAQSAPDKDKWLPFFPKTKKQSSNSKKEKDALEDKKRNPILKYIGKPKSSSQSTFHIPLSPVEVKPGNVRNIIQHFENNQQYDAPEPGTQRLSTGSFPEDLLESDSSRSEIRLGRSESLKGREEMKRSRKAENVPRSRSDVDMDAAAEATRLHQSASSSASSLSTRSLENPTPPFTPKMGRRSIESPSLGFCTDALLPHLLEDDLGQLSDLEPEPDAQNWQHTVGKDVVAGLTQREIDRQEVINELFVTEASHLRTLRVLDLIFYQRMKKENLMPREELARLFPNLPELIEIHNSWCEAMKKLREEGPIIKEISDLMLARFDGPAREELQQVAAQFCSYQSIALELIKTKQRKESRFQLFMQEAESHPQCRRLQLRDLIISEMQRLTKYPLLLESIIKHTEGGTSEHEKLCRARDQCREILKYVNEAVKQTENRHRLEGYQKRLDATALERASNPLAAEFKSLDLTTRKMIHEGPLTWRISKDKTLDLHVLLLEDLLVLLQKQDEKLLLKCHSKTAVGSSDSKQTFSPVLKLNAVLIRSVATDKRAFFIICTSKLGPPQIYELVALTSSDKNTWMELLEEAVRNATRHPGAAPMPIHPPPPGPQEPAHQGLTPSRVELDDSDVFHGEPEPEELPGGTGPQQRVQGKHPVLLEDPEQEGSAEEEELGVLPCPSTSLDGENRGIRTRNPIHLAFPGPLFMEGLADSALEDVENLRHLILWSLLPGHTMETQAAREPEDDLTPTPSVISVTSHPWDPGSPGQAPPGGQGDNTQLAGPEGGRPEQEDVGLCSLEHLPPRTRNSGIWESAELDRNLAEDASSTEAAGGYKVVRKAEVAGSKVVPALPESGQPEPGPPEVEGGTKATGNCFYVSMPAGPLDSSTDHSGVPTSPPQPDSVPAGQAEPRPQLQGGNGDPRRLSRSPPSLALRDVGMIFRTIEQLTLKLNRLKDMELAHRELLKSLGGESSGGTTPVGSFHTEAARWTDGSLSPPTKEPLASDSRNSHELGPCPEDGSDAPLEDSAADAAASPGP is encoded by the exons CGTATCTGTGAGGTCTATAGCCGGAACCCCGCCAGCCTACTGGAAGAGCAGATCGAAGGTGCCCGGCGGCGAGTCACTCAGTTACAGCTGAAGATCCAGCAGGAGACTGGTGGCTCAGTG GACATACTTCCACTATATGGTGACACCAGCCAGAGACCATCAGAAG GCCGGCTCTCTCTGGATTCCCAAGAGGGGGACAGTGGCTTGGACTCTGGGACAGAACGCTTTCCTTCCCTCAGTGAG TCATTGATGAATCGGAACTCAATACTGTCAGACCCTGGGCTAGACAGTCCTCGAACCTCCCCTGTGATCATGGCCAGGGTGGCCCAGCACCACAGGCGGCAGGGCTCGGATGCAGCAGTCCCCTCAACTGGTGACCAG GGTGTAGATCAAAGCCCAAAGCCTTTAATTATTGGCCCAGAGGAAGACTATGACCCAGGTTATTTCAACAACGAG AGTGACATCATATTCCAGGATCTGGAGAAACTGAAGTCTCGGCCAGCTCACCTGGGGGTTTTTCTACGTTACATCTTCTCTCAGGCAGACCCCAGTCCACTG CTTTTTTACCTGTGTGCAGAAGTTTATCAGCAGACAAGCCCCAAGGATTCCCGAAACCTGGGGAAAGACATCTGGAATATTTTCCTGGAGAAAAATGCG CCTCTGAGAGTCAAGATCCCTGAGATGTTACAGGCTGAAATTG ACTCGCGCCTGCGGAACAGCGAGGATGCCCGTGGTGTTCTCTGTGAAGCTCAAGAGGCAGCCATGCCTGAGATCCAAGAGCAGATCCACGACTACAG AACGAAGCGCACTCTGGGGCTGGGCAGCCTGTATGGTGAAAATGACCTGCTGGACCTGGATGGGGACCCTCTCCGAGAGCGCCAAGTGGCTGAGAAGCAGCTGGCTGCCCTTGGAGATATTTT gTCCAAGTATGAGGAAGATAGGAG CGCCCCCATGGACTTTGCCCTCAATACCTACATGAGCCATGCTGGGATCCGTCTTCGAGAGGCACGACCTTCCAACACAGCTGAAAAGGCCCAGTCTGCTCCTGACAAGGACAAGTGGCTACCCTTCTTCCCTAAGACCAAGAAg CAGAGCAGCAattccaagaaagaaaaggatgcctTGGAGGACAAGAAGCGAAACCCCATCCTCAAATACATTGGGAAGCCCAAAAGCTCTTCTCAAAGCA cATTTCATATTCCCTTGTCCCCTGTGGAAG TCAAACCAGGCAATGTGAGGAACATCATTCAGCACTTTGAGAACAACCAGCAGTATGACGCCCCAGAACCTGGGACACAGCGACTCTCGACCGGAAGTTTTCCTGAGGACCTGCTGGAGAGTGACAG TTCACGCTCAGAGATTCGCCTGGGCCGCTCTGAAAGCCTCAAGGGCCGGGAAGAGATGAAACGGTCTCGAAAGGCGGAGAACGTGCCCCGCTCTCGCAGTGATGTTGACATGGATGCTGCTGCGGAGGCTACTCGCCTGCACCAGTCAGCCTCGTCCTCTGCCTCCAGCCTCTCCACCAG GTCTCTTGAGAACCCAACCCCTCCCTTCACTCCCAAAATGGGCCGCAG GAGCATTGAGTCCCCCAGTTTGGGGTTCTGCACGGATgccctccttccccacctcctAGAGGATGATCTGGGCCAGCTGTCTGACCTGGAACCAGAGCCAGATGCCCAAAATTGGCAGCATACAGTGGGCAAGGATGTGGTGGCTGGGCTAACCCAGAGGGAGATCGACCGGCAAGAGGTCATAAATG AGCTGTTTGTGACTGAAGCTTCCCACCTGCGCACGCTCCGGGTCCTGGACCTGATCTTCTACCAGCGAATGAAGAAGGAGAACCTGATGCCCCGGGAGGAGCTGGCCCGGCTCTTCCCGAACCTGCCTGAACTCATAGAGATTCACA ATTCCTGGTGTGAAGCCATGAAGAAGCTCCGGGAGGAAGGCCCCATCATCAAAGAGATCAGTGACCTCATGCTGGCCCGG TTTGATGGCCCTGCCCGAGAGGAACTCCAGCAAGTGGCTGCACAGTTCTGTTCCTATCAGTCAATAGCCCTAGAGCTAATCAAGACCAAGCAACGCAAGGAGAGTCGATTCCAGCTCTTCATGCAG GAGGCTGAGAGCCACCCTCAGTGCCGGCGGCTGCAGCTGAGAGACCTCATCATCTCTGAGATGCAGCGGCTCACCAAGTACCCGCTGCTGCTGGAGAGCATCATCAAGCACACAGAGG GTGGCACCTCTGAGCATGAGAAGCTTTGCCGGGCCCGGGACCAGTGCCGGGAGATTCTCAAGTATGTGAATGAAGCGGTAAAGCAAACAGAGAACCGCCACCGTTTAGAGGGCTACCAGAAACGCCTGGATGCCACTGCCCTGGAGAGGGCCAGCAACCCTCTGGCAGCAGAGTTCAAG AGCCTGGATCTTACAACCAGAAAAATGATCCACGAGGGGCCCCTGACCTGGAGGATCAGCAAGGATAAGACCTTGG ACCTCCATGTGCTGCTGCTGGAGGACCTCCTAGTGCTGCTGCAGAAACAGGACGAGAAGCTACTGCTGAAATGCCACAGCAAGACCGCTGTGGGCTCCTCAGACAGCAAGCAGACCTTCAGCCCTGTACTCAAGCTCAATGCTGTGCTCATCCGCTCTGTGGCCACAG ATAAACGGGCCTTCTTCATCATCTGCACCTCCAAGCTGGGCCCACCCCAGATCTATGAGCTGGTTGCATTGACATCATCAGACAAGAACAC ATGGATGGAGCTCTTAGAAGAGGCCGTGCGGAATGCCACCAGGCACCCCGGAGCTGCCCCGATGCCCATCCATCCTCCACCCCCAGGCCCCCAGGAGCCAGCCCACCAGGGCCTCACACCCAGCAG GGTAGAACTGGATGACTCAGACGTGTTCCATGGTGAACCCGAACCCGAGGAGCTGCCTGGAG GCACTGGGCCCCAGCAGAGGGTCCAAGGGAAGCACCCGGTCCTGCTAGAGGACCCCGAGCAGGAGGGCAGTgcagaggaagaggaactggGTGTCCTGCCTTGCCCTTCTACATCCCTAGATGGAGAGAACAGGGGCATCAGGACAAGGAACCCCATCCACCTGGCCTTCCCAGGCCCTCTGTTCATGGAAGGGCTCGCTGACTCCGCTCTGGAAGATG TGGAGAACTTGCGACACCTGATCCTGTGGAGCCTGCTGCCAGGTCACACCATGGAAACTCAGGCTGCCCGGGAGCCCGAGGACGACCTGACACCCACACCTTCTGTCATCAGTGTCACCTCTCACCCCTGGGACCCAGGCTCCCCAGGGCAGGCGCCCCCTGGGGGTCAAGGGGACAACACCCAGCTTGCAGGGCCAGAGGGGGGACGGCCAGAGCAGGAGGACGtgggtctctgttctctggaacACCTACCCCCAAGGACCAGAAATTCTGGGATATGGGAGTCTGCAGAACTGGACAGGAATCTGGCTGAAGATGCTTCAAGCACAGAGGCAGCAGGAGGTTACAAAGTTGtaagaaaag CTGAGGTGGCAGGCAGCAAGGTTGTCCCTGCACTACCAGAGAGTGGCCAGCCAGAGCCTGGGCCACCTGAAGTGGAAGGCGGAACAAAGGCTACGG GGAACTGCTTTTATGTCAGCATGCCAGCAggacccctggactcaagcaccGACCACTCAGGGGTACCCACAAGCCCCCCTCAGCCTGACAGCGTCCCTGCAGGGCAGGCAGAGCCTCGGCCTCAGCTGCAGGGAGGCAATGGAGATCCAAGACGCCTCAGCCGCTCTCCCCCAAGCCTGGCCCTCAGGGACGTAGGCATGATCTTCCGTACCATTGAGCAGCTCACCCTCAAGCTCAACAGGCTCAAG GATATGGAGCTGGCCCACAGAGAGCTGCTCAAGTCCCTCGGGGGAGAGTCATCTGGTGGCACCACGCCTGTGGGCAGTTTCCACACAGAAGCAGCTAGATGGACAGACGGCTCCCTCTCACCTCCCACTAAGGAGCCCCTGGCTTCTGACTCCAGGAACAGCCATGAACTGGGGCCCTGCCCTGAGGATG GCTCTGACGCCCCCCTGGAAGACAGCGCAGCAGACGCAGCTGCGTCACCAGGACCATAA
- the ARHGEF11 gene encoding rho guanine nucleotide exchange factor 11 isoform X31, producing the protein MPLRQQVSFNAVSLSKRTSMASASQSVGIALFWCSLCGLVNGTMVTNSSHLEVVKLIKSGAYVALTLLGSSPSSVGISGLQQDPFPAGAPRITPVIPQPPPPPPLPPPQRITGPKPLQDPEVQKHATQILRNMLRQEEKELQRICEVYSRNPASLLEEQIEGARRRVTQLQLKIQQETGGSVDILPLYGDTSQRPSEGRLSLDSQEGDSGLDSGTERFPSLSESLMNRNSILSDPGLDSPRTSPVIMARVAQHHRRQGSDAAVPSTGDQGVDQSPKPLIIGPEEDYDPGYFNNESDIIFQDLEKLKSRPAHLGVFLRYIFSQADPSPLLFYLCAEVYQQTSPKDSRNLGKDIWNIFLEKNAPLRVKIPEMLQAEIDSRLRNSEDARGVLCEAQEAAMPEIQEQIHDYRTKRTLGLGSLYGENDLLDLDGDPLRERQVAEKQLAALGDILSKYEEDRSAPMDFALNTYMSHAGIRLREARPSNTAEKAQSAPDKDKWLPFFPKTKKSSNSKKEKDALEDKKRNPILKYIGKPKSSSQSTFHIPLSPVEVKPGNVRNIIQHFENNQQYDAPEPGTQRLSTGSFPEDLLESDSSRSEIRLGRSESLKGREEMKRSRKAENVPRSRSDVDMDAAAEATRLHQSASSSASSLSTRSLENPTPPFTPKMGRRSIESPSLGFCTDALLPHLLEDDLGQLSDLEPEPDAQNWQHTVGKDVVAGLTQREIDRQEVINELFVTEASHLRTLRVLDLIFYQRMKKENLMPREELARLFPNLPELIEIHNSWCEAMKKLREEGPIIKEISDLMLARFDGPAREELQQVAAQFCSYQSIALELIKTKQRKESRFQLFMQEAESHPQCRRLQLRDLIISEMQRLTKYPLLLESIIKHTEGGTSEHEKLCRARDQCREILKYVNEAVKQTENRHRLEGYQKRLDATALERASNPLAAEFKSLDLTTRKMIHEGPLTWRISKDKTLDLHVLLLEDLLVLLQKQDEKLLLKCHSKTAVGSSDSKQTFSPVLKLNAVLIRSVATDKRAFFIICTSKLGPPQIYELVALTSSDKNTWMELLEEAVRNATRHPGAAPMPIHPPPPGPQEPAHQGLTPSRVELDDSDVFHGEPEPEELPGGTGPQQRVQGKHPVLLEDPEQEGSAEEEELGVLPCPSTSLDGENRGIRTRNPIHLAFPGPLFMEGLADSALEDVENLRHLILWSLLPGHTMETQAAREPEDDLTPTPSVISVTSHPWDPGSPGQAPPGGQGDNTQLAGPEGGRPEQEDVGLCSLEHLPPRTRNSGIWESAELDRNLAEDASSTEAAGGYKVVRKAEVAGSKVVPALPESGQPEPGPPEVEGGTKATGNCFYVSMPAGPLDSSTDHSGVPTSPPQPDSVPAGQAEPRPQLQGGNGDPRRLSRSPPSLALRDVGMIFRTIEQLTLKLNRLKDMELAHRELLKSLGGESSGGTTPVGSFHTEAARWTDGSLSPPTKEPLASDSRNSHELGPCPEDGSDAPLEDSAADAAASPGP; encoded by the exons CGTATCTGTGAGGTCTATAGCCGGAACCCCGCCAGCCTACTGGAAGAGCAGATCGAAGGTGCCCGGCGGCGAGTCACTCAGTTACAGCTGAAGATCCAGCAGGAGACTGGTGGCTCAGTG GACATACTTCCACTATATGGTGACACCAGCCAGAGACCATCAGAAG GCCGGCTCTCTCTGGATTCCCAAGAGGGGGACAGTGGCTTGGACTCTGGGACAGAACGCTTTCCTTCCCTCAGTGAG TCATTGATGAATCGGAACTCAATACTGTCAGACCCTGGGCTAGACAGTCCTCGAACCTCCCCTGTGATCATGGCCAGGGTGGCCCAGCACCACAGGCGGCAGGGCTCGGATGCAGCAGTCCCCTCAACTGGTGACCAG GGTGTAGATCAAAGCCCAAAGCCTTTAATTATTGGCCCAGAGGAAGACTATGACCCAGGTTATTTCAACAACGAG AGTGACATCATATTCCAGGATCTGGAGAAACTGAAGTCTCGGCCAGCTCACCTGGGGGTTTTTCTACGTTACATCTTCTCTCAGGCAGACCCCAGTCCACTG CTTTTTTACCTGTGTGCAGAAGTTTATCAGCAGACAAGCCCCAAGGATTCCCGAAACCTGGGGAAAGACATCTGGAATATTTTCCTGGAGAAAAATGCG CCTCTGAGAGTCAAGATCCCTGAGATGTTACAGGCTGAAATTG ACTCGCGCCTGCGGAACAGCGAGGATGCCCGTGGTGTTCTCTGTGAAGCTCAAGAGGCAGCCATGCCTGAGATCCAAGAGCAGATCCACGACTACAG AACGAAGCGCACTCTGGGGCTGGGCAGCCTGTATGGTGAAAATGACCTGCTGGACCTGGATGGGGACCCTCTCCGAGAGCGCCAAGTGGCTGAGAAGCAGCTGGCTGCCCTTGGAGATATTTT gTCCAAGTATGAGGAAGATAGGAG CGCCCCCATGGACTTTGCCCTCAATACCTACATGAGCCATGCTGGGATCCGTCTTCGAGAGGCACGACCTTCCAACACAGCTGAAAAGGCCCAGTCTGCTCCTGACAAGGACAAGTGGCTACCCTTCTTCCCTAAGACCAAGAAg AGCAGCAattccaagaaagaaaaggatgcctTGGAGGACAAGAAGCGAAACCCCATCCTCAAATACATTGGGAAGCCCAAAAGCTCTTCTCAAAGCA cATTTCATATTCCCTTGTCCCCTGTGGAAG TCAAACCAGGCAATGTGAGGAACATCATTCAGCACTTTGAGAACAACCAGCAGTATGACGCCCCAGAACCTGGGACACAGCGACTCTCGACCGGAAGTTTTCCTGAGGACCTGCTGGAGAGTGACAG TTCACGCTCAGAGATTCGCCTGGGCCGCTCTGAAAGCCTCAAGGGCCGGGAAGAGATGAAACGGTCTCGAAAGGCGGAGAACGTGCCCCGCTCTCGCAGTGATGTTGACATGGATGCTGCTGCGGAGGCTACTCGCCTGCACCAGTCAGCCTCGTCCTCTGCCTCCAGCCTCTCCACCAG GTCTCTTGAGAACCCAACCCCTCCCTTCACTCCCAAAATGGGCCGCAG GAGCATTGAGTCCCCCAGTTTGGGGTTCTGCACGGATgccctccttccccacctcctAGAGGATGATCTGGGCCAGCTGTCTGACCTGGAACCAGAGCCAGATGCCCAAAATTGGCAGCATACAGTGGGCAAGGATGTGGTGGCTGGGCTAACCCAGAGGGAGATCGACCGGCAAGAGGTCATAAATG AGCTGTTTGTGACTGAAGCTTCCCACCTGCGCACGCTCCGGGTCCTGGACCTGATCTTCTACCAGCGAATGAAGAAGGAGAACCTGATGCCCCGGGAGGAGCTGGCCCGGCTCTTCCCGAACCTGCCTGAACTCATAGAGATTCACA ATTCCTGGTGTGAAGCCATGAAGAAGCTCCGGGAGGAAGGCCCCATCATCAAAGAGATCAGTGACCTCATGCTGGCCCGG TTTGATGGCCCTGCCCGAGAGGAACTCCAGCAAGTGGCTGCACAGTTCTGTTCCTATCAGTCAATAGCCCTAGAGCTAATCAAGACCAAGCAACGCAAGGAGAGTCGATTCCAGCTCTTCATGCAG GAGGCTGAGAGCCACCCTCAGTGCCGGCGGCTGCAGCTGAGAGACCTCATCATCTCTGAGATGCAGCGGCTCACCAAGTACCCGCTGCTGCTGGAGAGCATCATCAAGCACACAGAGG GTGGCACCTCTGAGCATGAGAAGCTTTGCCGGGCCCGGGACCAGTGCCGGGAGATTCTCAAGTATGTGAATGAAGCGGTAAAGCAAACAGAGAACCGCCACCGTTTAGAGGGCTACCAGAAACGCCTGGATGCCACTGCCCTGGAGAGGGCCAGCAACCCTCTGGCAGCAGAGTTCAAG AGCCTGGATCTTACAACCAGAAAAATGATCCACGAGGGGCCCCTGACCTGGAGGATCAGCAAGGATAAGACCTTGG ACCTCCATGTGCTGCTGCTGGAGGACCTCCTAGTGCTGCTGCAGAAACAGGACGAGAAGCTACTGCTGAAATGCCACAGCAAGACCGCTGTGGGCTCCTCAGACAGCAAGCAGACCTTCAGCCCTGTACTCAAGCTCAATGCTGTGCTCATCCGCTCTGTGGCCACAG ATAAACGGGCCTTCTTCATCATCTGCACCTCCAAGCTGGGCCCACCCCAGATCTATGAGCTGGTTGCATTGACATCATCAGACAAGAACAC ATGGATGGAGCTCTTAGAAGAGGCCGTGCGGAATGCCACCAGGCACCCCGGAGCTGCCCCGATGCCCATCCATCCTCCACCCCCAGGCCCCCAGGAGCCAGCCCACCAGGGCCTCACACCCAGCAG GGTAGAACTGGATGACTCAGACGTGTTCCATGGTGAACCCGAACCCGAGGAGCTGCCTGGAG GCACTGGGCCCCAGCAGAGGGTCCAAGGGAAGCACCCGGTCCTGCTAGAGGACCCCGAGCAGGAGGGCAGTgcagaggaagaggaactggGTGTCCTGCCTTGCCCTTCTACATCCCTAGATGGAGAGAACAGGGGCATCAGGACAAGGAACCCCATCCACCTGGCCTTCCCAGGCCCTCTGTTCATGGAAGGGCTCGCTGACTCCGCTCTGGAAGATG TGGAGAACTTGCGACACCTGATCCTGTGGAGCCTGCTGCCAGGTCACACCATGGAAACTCAGGCTGCCCGGGAGCCCGAGGACGACCTGACACCCACACCTTCTGTCATCAGTGTCACCTCTCACCCCTGGGACCCAGGCTCCCCAGGGCAGGCGCCCCCTGGGGGTCAAGGGGACAACACCCAGCTTGCAGGGCCAGAGGGGGGACGGCCAGAGCAGGAGGACGtgggtctctgttctctggaacACCTACCCCCAAGGACCAGAAATTCTGGGATATGGGAGTCTGCAGAACTGGACAGGAATCTGGCTGAAGATGCTTCAAGCACAGAGGCAGCAGGAGGTTACAAAGTTGtaagaaaag CTGAGGTGGCAGGCAGCAAGGTTGTCCCTGCACTACCAGAGAGTGGCCAGCCAGAGCCTGGGCCACCTGAAGTGGAAGGCGGAACAAAGGCTACGG GGAACTGCTTTTATGTCAGCATGCCAGCAggacccctggactcaagcaccGACCACTCAGGGGTACCCACAAGCCCCCCTCAGCCTGACAGCGTCCCTGCAGGGCAGGCAGAGCCTCGGCCTCAGCTGCAGGGAGGCAATGGAGATCCAAGACGCCTCAGCCGCTCTCCCCCAAGCCTGGCCCTCAGGGACGTAGGCATGATCTTCCGTACCATTGAGCAGCTCACCCTCAAGCTCAACAGGCTCAAG GATATGGAGCTGGCCCACAGAGAGCTGCTCAAGTCCCTCGGGGGAGAGTCATCTGGTGGCACCACGCCTGTGGGCAGTTTCCACACAGAAGCAGCTAGATGGACAGACGGCTCCCTCTCACCTCCCACTAAGGAGCCCCTGGCTTCTGACTCCAGGAACAGCCATGAACTGGGGCCCTGCCCTGAGGATG GCTCTGACGCCCCCCTGGAAGACAGCGCAGCAGACGCAGCTGCGTCACCAGGACCATAA